In Amycolatopsis coloradensis, one genomic interval encodes:
- a CDS encoding DUF899 domain-containing protein, with protein MTETVTLPAVVSAGEWQIARDTLLAKEKELTRAADAIAAERRRLPMVRFDSTYEFDGPQGRVTLLDLFEGRRQLIVYHFMLAPGQKAGCPGCSMLVDNIGHLAHLHARDTTLYVVAPATLPEIERYKERMGWTVPWVSTADGFNPDCGIDGGFGISVFLRDGDEVYRTYFTTGRGGDQLVGTLRYLDLTPFGRQEAWEESGRGTDGPGHWWKRHDEY; from the coding sequence ATGACTGAGACCGTCACCCTGCCGGCAGTCGTCTCGGCGGGCGAATGGCAGATCGCCCGAGACACGTTGCTGGCCAAGGAAAAAGAACTCACTCGCGCTGCGGACGCGATCGCCGCCGAACGGCGACGGCTGCCGATGGTCCGCTTCGACAGCACCTACGAATTCGACGGGCCCCAGGGCCGGGTCACTCTCCTCGACCTGTTCGAGGGGCGGCGGCAGCTGATCGTCTACCACTTCATGCTCGCCCCCGGCCAGAAGGCGGGCTGCCCCGGCTGCTCGATGCTCGTGGACAACATCGGCCACCTTGCCCACCTGCACGCCCGCGACACCACGCTGTACGTCGTCGCGCCGGCGACACTGCCCGAGATCGAGCGATACAAGGAGCGGATGGGCTGGACCGTCCCGTGGGTCTCGACCGCCGACGGCTTCAACCCGGACTGCGGCATCGACGGCGGGTTCGGCATCAGTGTCTTCCTGCGCGACGGCGACGAGGTGTACCGGACGTACTTCACCACCGGTCGCGGCGGGGACCAGCTGGTGGGGACGCTGCGATACCTGGACCTGACCCCGTTCGGGCGGCAGGAGGCCTGGGAGGAGTCCGGCCGCGGGACAGACGGCCCCGGGCACTGGTGGAAGCGGCACGACGAGTACTGA
- a CDS encoding metalloregulator ArsR/SmtB family transcription factor: protein MTTDQLSATFAALADPTRRAILARLATGEASVNELAGPFPVSLQAISKHLKVLERAGLISRSRTAQWRPCRLEAAPLGDVSEWVERYRRFWESGFDRMEEHLAELKKGERND from the coding sequence ATGACCACTGATCAGCTCAGCGCCACGTTCGCCGCACTGGCGGACCCCACCCGGCGGGCGATCCTCGCCCGGCTGGCCACCGGCGAGGCCAGCGTCAACGAGCTGGCCGGACCCTTTCCGGTCAGCCTCCAAGCCATCTCCAAACATCTCAAGGTCCTCGAGCGCGCGGGCTTGATCAGCCGGAGCCGGACCGCGCAATGGCGGCCCTGCCGCCTGGAGGCCGCCCCGCTCGGCGACGTCTCCGAGTGGGTCGAGCGGTACCGGCGTTTCTGGGAAAGCGGTTTCGACCGCATGGAAGAGCACCTCGCGGAACTGAAGAAAGGCGAACGCAATGACTGA
- the icmF gene encoding fused isobutyryl-CoA mutase/GTPase IcmF has product MSSDLHRPVNPVRFVTASSLFDGHDASINIMRRILQSQGAEVVHLGHNRSVDEVATAAIAEDVQGVAISAYQGGHVEYFSYLVELLNERGAGHIKVFGGGGGVIVREEIDLLHSRGVARIFSPEDGYEMGLPGMINLMIKACDTDLSAQSPGSLDKLLSGDIPALSRVITQLQREALPQDALDKITEAAKSRTVPVLGITGTGGSGKSSLTDELIRRFRLDQEDKLRIAVLAVDPSRRKGGGALLGDRIRMNCLDGSPVYFRSLATRTTSGEIPTGLSESILACKAAGFDLVIVETPGIGQGDAGIVDYVDQSLYVMTPEFGAASQLEKIDMLDFADAVAINKFERRGAEDARRDVARQLVRNREAFSSSPEDMPVYGTSAAKFNDDGVTALYQHLRDTLAERGLTVSAGVLPKVEGKVSTDASTIIPANRTRYLAEISETVRGYHAKTEQQVAALRKREHLAAAKEALAAVDASTDALDGLLAAESDVDGETTNLLARFRELAESYRADELVVKIRDKELHTQLWRDTLSGNRVPRVALPRYTESGELLSFLRREHLPGYFPYTAGVFPFKREGEDPARMFAGEGDPFRTNKRFKLLSADSEAKRLSTAFDSVTLYGHDPHTRPDIYGKVGTSGVSIATLEDMKVLYDGFDLTSPSTSVSMTINGPAPTILAFFLNTAIDQRMAAFKAEHGREPSETEFAELREWALRNVRGTVQADILKEDQGQNTCIFSTEFSLRMMADIQEWFIEHGVRNFYSVSISGYHIAEAGANPISQLAFTLSNGFTYVESYLARGMDIDDFAPNLSFFFSNGMDAEYSVLGRVARRIWAVAMRERYGANERSQKLKYHVQTSGRSLHAQEMSFNDIRTTLQALCALYDNANSLHTNAFDEAITTPSESSVRRAMAIQMIINKEWGLSKNENPLQGSFIIDELTDLVEEAVLLEFDRISERGGVLGAMETGYQRGKIQDESILYERQKHDGTLPIIGVNTFRNPNGGENDVEVELARATEDEKRSQLERLEDFQHRHQAEAQVALKTLREAATRGGNLFGVLMDAARVCSLGQITEAFFEVGGQYRRNV; this is encoded by the coding sequence ATGAGCAGCGACCTGCACCGGCCCGTGAACCCCGTTCGTTTCGTGACGGCGTCGAGCCTCTTCGACGGGCACGACGCGTCCATCAACATCATGCGGCGCATCCTGCAGTCGCAGGGCGCGGAGGTCGTGCACCTCGGGCACAACCGGTCGGTCGACGAGGTCGCCACCGCGGCCATCGCCGAGGACGTCCAGGGCGTGGCCATCAGCGCCTACCAGGGCGGGCACGTCGAGTACTTCAGCTACCTGGTCGAGCTGCTCAACGAGCGCGGCGCCGGGCATATCAAGGTGTTCGGCGGCGGCGGTGGGGTCATCGTCCGCGAGGAGATCGACCTGCTGCACTCCCGGGGCGTGGCGCGGATCTTCTCGCCGGAGGACGGCTACGAGATGGGCCTCCCCGGCATGATCAACCTGATGATCAAGGCCTGCGACACGGACCTGTCCGCGCAGTCGCCCGGCTCGCTGGACAAGCTGCTTTCGGGGGACATCCCGGCGCTGTCCCGGGTCATCACGCAGCTTCAGCGCGAGGCACTGCCGCAGGACGCGCTCGACAAGATCACCGAGGCCGCCAAGTCGCGGACGGTGCCGGTCCTCGGCATCACCGGGACGGGTGGTTCCGGCAAGTCCTCGCTCACCGACGAACTGATCCGCCGGTTCCGGCTGGACCAGGAGGACAAGCTCCGCATCGCCGTGCTCGCCGTCGACCCGTCGCGCCGCAAGGGCGGGGGAGCGCTGCTCGGCGACCGCATCCGGATGAACTGCCTCGACGGCAGCCCGGTCTACTTCCGTTCGCTCGCCACGCGGACCACCAGCGGCGAGATCCCCACCGGACTCTCCGAGTCCATCCTCGCGTGCAAGGCCGCCGGATTCGACCTGGTGATCGTCGAGACGCCCGGTATCGGCCAGGGCGACGCCGGCATCGTCGACTACGTGGACCAGTCGCTGTATGTCATGACGCCGGAGTTCGGCGCGGCGTCGCAGCTGGAGAAGATCGACATGCTCGACTTCGCCGACGCGGTGGCGATCAACAAGTTCGAGCGCCGCGGCGCCGAAGACGCCCGCCGCGACGTCGCGCGCCAGCTCGTGCGCAACCGCGAGGCGTTCAGCTCCTCGCCGGAGGACATGCCGGTCTACGGCACCAGCGCCGCGAAGTTCAACGATGACGGCGTCACCGCCCTCTACCAGCACCTGCGCGACACCCTCGCCGAGCGTGGCTTGACCGTCTCGGCAGGCGTGCTCCCTAAGGTCGAGGGCAAGGTGTCCACCGACGCCAGCACGATCATCCCGGCCAACCGGACGCGCTATCTCGCGGAGATCTCCGAGACCGTCCGGGGTTACCACGCCAAGACCGAGCAGCAGGTCGCCGCGCTGCGCAAACGCGAGCACCTCGCCGCCGCCAAGGAGGCGCTGGCCGCCGTCGACGCGAGCACCGACGCGCTCGACGGCCTGCTCGCCGCCGAGTCCGATGTGGACGGTGAAACGACGAATCTGCTGGCGCGGTTCCGGGAACTCGCCGAGTCCTACCGCGCCGACGAGCTGGTCGTGAAGATCCGCGACAAGGAACTGCACACCCAGCTATGGCGCGACACACTGTCCGGCAACCGGGTCCCGCGCGTGGCGCTGCCGCGCTACACCGAGTCCGGCGAGCTGCTGTCCTTCCTGCGCCGCGAGCACCTTCCCGGTTACTTCCCTTACACCGCGGGCGTTTTCCCGTTCAAGCGCGAGGGTGAAGACCCGGCGCGGATGTTCGCGGGCGAGGGCGACCCCTTCCGCACCAACAAGCGGTTCAAGCTCCTTTCGGCCGACTCCGAGGCCAAGCGCCTTTCGACCGCCTTCGACTCGGTGACGCTGTACGGGCACGACCCGCACACCCGGCCCGACATCTACGGCAAGGTCGGCACCTCCGGCGTCTCCATCGCGACGCTCGAAGACATGAAGGTGCTCTACGACGGTTTCGACCTGACCTCGCCGAGCACCTCCGTGTCGATGACGATCAACGGCCCGGCGCCGACGATCCTCGCGTTCTTCCTCAACACCGCGATCGACCAGCGGATGGCGGCGTTCAAGGCCGAGCACGGCCGCGAGCCGTCCGAAACCGAGTTCGCCGAACTGCGCGAATGGGCGCTGCGCAACGTTCGCGGCACCGTGCAGGCGGACATCCTCAAGGAGGACCAGGGGCAGAACACCTGCATCTTCTCCACCGAGTTCAGCCTGCGCATGATGGCCGACATCCAGGAATGGTTCATCGAGCACGGCGTCCGGAACTTCTACTCGGTGTCGATCTCCGGCTATCACATCGCCGAGGCCGGGGCGAACCCGATCTCGCAGCTGGCGTTCACCCTGTCGAACGGTTTCACCTACGTCGAGAGCTACCTCGCGCGCGGGATGGACATCGACGACTTCGCGCCGAACCTGTCGTTCTTCTTCTCCAACGGCATGGACGCCGAGTACTCGGTGCTGGGCCGGGTCGCGCGCCGGATCTGGGCGGTCGCGATGCGGGAGCGCTACGGCGCCAACGAGCGCTCGCAGAAGCTCAAGTACCACGTGCAGACCTCCGGCCGGTCGCTGCACGCGCAGGAGATGAGCTTCAACGACATCCGGACCACGCTGCAGGCGCTGTGCGCCCTTTACGACAACGCGAACTCCTTGCACACCAACGCTTTCGACGAGGCGATCACCACGCCGTCGGAGAGCTCGGTGCGGCGCGCGATGGCCATCCAGATGATCATCAACAAGGAATGGGGCCTGTCGAAGAACGAGAACCCGTTGCAGGGCTCGTTCATCATCGACGAGCTGACCGATCTGGTGGAAGAGGCCGTGCTGCTGGAGTTCGACCGGATCTCCGAACGCGGCGGCGTGCTGGGCGCGATGGAGACCGGCTACCAGCGCGGCAAGATCCAGGACGAGTCGATTCTGTACGAACGCCAGAAGCACGACGGCACACTGCCGATCATCGGCGTCAACACCTTCCGCAACCCGAACGGCGGCGAAAACGACGTCGAGGTCGAACTCGCGCGGGCGACCGAGGACGAGAAGCGTTCGCAGCTGGAGCGGCTCGAGGACTTCCAGCACCGGCACCAGGCCGAGGCGCAGGTCGCGCTCAAGACACTGCGCGAGGCCGCGACCCGGGGCGGCAATCTGTTCGGTGTCCTGATGGACGCGGCACGGGTGTGCTCGCTCGGCCAGATCACCGAGGCCTTCTTCGAGGTGGGCGGGCAGTACCGGCGCAACGTCTAG
- a CDS encoding TIGR03557 family F420-dependent LLM class oxidoreductase, which translates to MTEVQIGLAAALEQFSPRESIRLATLAEQHGFSGQMAADHFQPWVPQQGEASFVWSVLASLAENTTGDLGPGVTCPSFRLHPSMVAQAAATLEATYPGRTWLGIGSGEALNEHIIGGYWPEAPERVRRMFEALEVIRKLFTGKDVKHSGEFFKLHTTRLWTLPDEPPPIYIASAGPYTSRKTGELADGLITPGASIEKLAGILDNFGTGARKAGKDPDSMPKLLQVHLSWAEDDETAWANALDQWPNGGMKFPKADIRSPFDFAQMAKLVRREDFEGRMVVSSDPDVHRAALQKYVDAGFNRIYIHNVGRNQDAFIETFGRDVLPKLTA; encoded by the coding sequence GTGACTGAGGTTCAAATCGGCTTGGCCGCGGCACTGGAGCAGTTCTCGCCGCGCGAGTCGATCCGGCTGGCGACGCTGGCCGAACAGCACGGATTCTCCGGCCAGATGGCCGCCGACCACTTCCAGCCGTGGGTCCCTCAGCAGGGTGAAGCGTCGTTCGTGTGGAGCGTGCTCGCGTCGCTGGCGGAGAACACCACCGGCGACCTCGGGCCGGGCGTGACCTGCCCGTCGTTCCGGCTCCACCCGTCGATGGTCGCGCAGGCCGCGGCGACGCTGGAGGCGACGTACCCCGGCCGGACCTGGCTCGGCATCGGCTCCGGCGAAGCGCTCAACGAGCACATCATCGGCGGTTACTGGCCCGAAGCGCCCGAGCGCGTACGGCGGATGTTCGAGGCGCTCGAGGTCATCCGGAAGCTGTTCACCGGCAAGGACGTCAAGCACAGCGGCGAGTTCTTCAAGCTGCACACCACCCGGCTCTGGACACTGCCGGACGAGCCGCCACCGATCTACATCGCGTCGGCGGGCCCGTACACCTCGCGCAAGACCGGTGAGCTCGCGGACGGGCTGATCACGCCGGGCGCGTCGATCGAGAAGCTGGCGGGGATCCTCGACAACTTCGGCACCGGTGCGCGGAAGGCCGGCAAGGACCCGGACTCGATGCCGAAGCTGCTGCAGGTGCACCTGTCGTGGGCCGAGGACGACGAGACGGCGTGGGCCAACGCGCTCGACCAGTGGCCCAACGGCGGCATGAAGTTCCCGAAGGCCGACATCCGCTCGCCTTTCGACTTCGCGCAGATGGCGAAACTGGTGCGGCGTGAGGACTTCGAGGGCCGCATGGTCGTCTCGTCCGATCCGGACGTGCACCGCGCGGCGCTGCAGAAGTACGTCGACGCCGGGTTCAACCGGATCTACATCCACAACGTGGGCCGGAACCAGGACGCGTTCATCGAGACCTTCGGACGGGACGTGCTGCCGAAGCTGACCGCCTGA
- the kstR gene encoding cholesterol catabolism transcriptional regulator KstR — protein sequence MPGKAKAPTSAKARSGNGLSALGGEELGSAAQRDRRRRIIDATLTLAAKGGYDAVQMRAVAEKADVALGTLYRYFPSKIHLLVSGLAREFERAQEKLDRAAIPGDTPSERLMFVLGRNTRLMQRDPHLTEAMVRAFMFADTTAAAEVEQVGRLMENMFAKAMGIEDPTEADRDIFHVIADVWMANLVAWVTRRASAADVANRLELSVHLLLDKNV from the coding sequence ATGCCAGGGAAGGCCAAGGCGCCCACGAGCGCGAAGGCGCGAAGCGGCAACGGTCTCTCCGCGCTGGGCGGCGAGGAACTCGGCTCCGCGGCACAACGCGACCGGCGGCGCCGCATCATCGACGCGACCCTCACCCTCGCCGCGAAGGGCGGGTACGACGCGGTCCAGATGCGCGCGGTCGCCGAGAAGGCGGACGTCGCGCTCGGCACGCTGTACCGCTACTTCCCCTCGAAGATCCACCTGCTGGTTTCCGGGCTCGCCAGGGAATTCGAACGCGCGCAGGAGAAACTCGACCGCGCGGCGATCCCCGGCGATACCCCGAGCGAACGGCTGATGTTCGTCCTCGGCCGCAACACCCGGCTGATGCAGCGGGACCCGCACCTGACCGAAGCCATGGTCCGCGCGTTCATGTTCGCCGACACGACCGCCGCCGCCGAGGTCGAGCAGGTCGGGCGGCTGATGGAGAACATGTTCGCCAAGGCCATGGGCATCGAGGACCCGACCGAGGCCGATCGCGACATCTTCCACGTCATCGCCGACGTCTGGATGGCGAACCTGGTCGCCTGGGTGACGCGGCGCGCGTCGGCGGCCGACGTCGCGAACCGGCTCGAACTGTCGGTGCACCTGCTGCTGGACAAGAACGTCTGA
- a CDS encoding acyl-CoA dehydrogenase yields MSIALTEEQAALAASIRAWAASARPVDAVRSGRITEPPPGLAELGLFGVAIPEDVGGAGGTLADLAAGLAEAAEALVPGPVLGTALGGALLATVPQAVKEILPGLADGTERMAVVLGGGFRIADSVVDGQSGPALDVHLSAWTLVSDGDVSALIPPGASGVDIERCEPFDVSRPVGRVRCAKVRPEAVFEALPVDVYAATLGAAEAAGIARWCLRTAVEYAKVREQFGRPIGSFQAIKHLCAEMLCRAEATDALAWDAARAAEDPAQHAFAAATAAAYALDAAVANAKDCIQILGGIGFTWEHDAHFYLRRAVALRQWLGGSARWRRRAAELALRGDRRTLSVDVGEDAGLRDLVGEIAALPEPERRVALADSGLLAPHWPAPYGRGAAAAEQLRIDAALAAADIRRPDLVIGAWAIPTLLEHGSVEQRERFAAPTLRGEITWCQLFSEPEAGSDLASLRTTARRVDGGWLLNGQKVWTSLAREADWAICLARTDPDAPKHKGITYFLVDMTADGISTRPLREITGDAVFNEVFLDDVFVPDEMVVGEVDGGWRLARTTLANERVALGSGSAVGEGVENLLANLGDDADREGLGALIADGSACSVLDLRATLRRLDGQDPGAESSVRKLLGVRHRQAVAEFALEALGENALVAGDPAQHEFLLTRCLSIAGGTTQVLLSLTAERLLGLPRS; encoded by the coding sequence GTGTCGATCGCGCTCACCGAGGAACAGGCGGCACTGGCCGCGTCGATCCGCGCCTGGGCGGCTTCCGCCCGTCCCGTCGACGCCGTCCGAAGTGGCCGGATCACCGAGCCGCCACCAGGGCTGGCGGAACTCGGCCTGTTCGGCGTGGCGATTCCCGAAGACGTCGGCGGCGCCGGCGGTACGCTCGCCGATCTGGCCGCCGGACTCGCCGAAGCAGCCGAAGCACTCGTACCCGGTCCTGTCCTTGGGACGGCACTGGGCGGAGCGTTGCTCGCGACGGTTCCCCAGGCCGTCAAGGAGATCCTGCCCGGTCTCGCGGACGGGACCGAAAGGATGGCGGTGGTGCTGGGCGGCGGTTTTCGTATCGCGGATTCGGTGGTCGACGGCCAGTCGGGCCCGGCTCTCGACGTTCACCTGTCGGCGTGGACGCTGGTCTCCGACGGCGACGTCTCCGCGCTCATCCCACCCGGAGCGTCCGGAGTGGACATCGAGCGGTGCGAGCCGTTCGACGTCTCCCGGCCGGTCGGCCGGGTCCGGTGCGCGAAGGTGCGGCCCGAAGCGGTTTTCGAGGCGCTGCCGGTGGATGTCTACGCCGCCACGCTCGGTGCCGCCGAAGCCGCGGGGATCGCCCGATGGTGTCTTCGGACCGCTGTCGAGTACGCGAAGGTCCGGGAGCAGTTCGGCCGTCCCATCGGGTCGTTCCAGGCGATCAAGCATCTGTGTGCGGAAATGCTGTGCCGGGCCGAAGCCACCGACGCGCTCGCGTGGGACGCGGCGAGGGCGGCCGAAGACCCCGCGCAGCACGCATTCGCGGCCGCGACGGCGGCGGCCTACGCGCTCGACGCGGCCGTGGCCAACGCGAAGGACTGCATTCAGATCCTCGGCGGCATCGGATTCACCTGGGAGCATGACGCGCACTTCTACCTGCGCCGTGCCGTCGCTCTGCGGCAGTGGCTCGGCGGTTCCGCCCGCTGGCGCCGTCGTGCGGCCGAACTCGCCCTGCGCGGTGACCGCCGGACGTTGAGCGTCGACGTCGGTGAAGACGCCGGACTCCGTGACCTGGTAGGCGAAATCGCCGCCTTACCCGAGCCGGAACGCCGGGTCGCACTGGCCGATTCGGGACTGCTCGCCCCGCATTGGCCCGCGCCGTACGGCAGAGGCGCCGCCGCGGCCGAGCAACTGCGGATCGACGCCGCCCTCGCCGCCGCGGACATCCGCCGTCCCGACCTGGTGATCGGCGCCTGGGCGATCCCGACCCTGCTGGAACACGGCTCGGTGGAACAGCGCGAACGGTTCGCCGCGCCCACGTTGCGCGGCGAGATCACCTGGTGCCAGTTGTTCAGCGAGCCCGAGGCGGGCTCCGACCTCGCGTCGCTCCGCACGACGGCCCGCCGCGTCGACGGCGGATGGCTGCTGAACGGCCAGAAGGTGTGGACCTCGCTCGCGCGCGAAGCCGATTGGGCGATCTGCCTGGCGCGCACCGATCCGGACGCGCCGAAACACAAGGGGATCACCTATTTCCTCGTCGACATGACCGCGGACGGGATCAGCACGCGCCCGCTGCGCGAGATCACCGGCGACGCCGTCTTCAACGAGGTCTTCCTCGACGACGTCTTCGTCCCGGACGAGATGGTGGTCGGGGAGGTCGACGGCGGCTGGCGGCTGGCGCGGACGACGCTGGCGAACGAGCGCGTCGCCCTCGGGAGCGGATCGGCGGTGGGAGAGGGGGTCGAGAATCTGCTCGCCAACCTGGGCGACGACGCCGATCGGGAGGGGCTCGGCGCGCTGATCGCCGACGGCAGCGCGTGTTCGGTCCTGGACCTGCGGGCGACGCTGCGGCGGCTCGACGGCCAGGATCCGGGTGCCGAGTCGAGTGTGCGCAAGCTGCTGGGTGTGCGGCATCGGCAGGCTGTGGCGGAGTTCGCGCTGGAGGCTTTGGGGGAGAACGCGCTCGTCGCCGGCGACCCCGCGCAGCACGAGTTCCTGCTGACCCGGTGCCTCAGTATCGCGGGCGGGACGACGCAGGTGCTGCTGTCGCTCACGGCCGAGCGGTTGCTGGGGCTGCCTCGGTCCTGA
- a CDS encoding DEAD/DEAH box helicase has protein sequence MRVVEFGTGTQATFVPSDPPRDGVLALWGGGVAGDTAIELVLPVGKVFRRTKVDAALVPLSRAIPRLLTADGDLSPAIAAWSAVAEAGVNLIARGRLLPAASPGGVDSWRVGPLDVADEEMLRGLAAALPPEAHALPLSGLKRIRLHSPESLIRALWDATADVLVRTPAASVAAGGPAFAATEPTLVGPDGAAWLAELSARQAQGAHLVLRMEVHEPENPEEEPTFAAVLAVRSAADPSLIVEAATLWDAPEAVLERMGEQVETQLLLGLRRGARAWAPLGRMLRSAAPTGLALEYDEVVDLLTHGDAALGGAGIEVQWPKDLFAGELKAKASATQAPGSVTGPEFTLKSLLQFRWRLSLGDEDLTDAEVTALAEAKRPLVRLRGKWVKVDARLLAKVRAHRAKKLSGAEALAAALTGELELDGEKVEFTAPSALTGLLQRIRESAAEPIEQPADLKATLRPYQKAGLAWLATMTGLGLGACLADDMGLGKTIQLISLHLHRRPLGEGPTLVLCPTSLLGNWEREFARFAPDIPVRRFHGGGRHLDEVAPDEVVLATYGVLRRDRETLSEVDWGMIAADEAQHVKNPLSVTAKELRKIPAAAKVALTGTPMENRLTELWSIVDWTTPGLLGSLDGFRRKVARPIERDRDAAATERLATTVRPFLLRRKKTDPDIAPELPRKTETDRFVPLTAEQTTLYEAVVRENLAMIRELDGVARRGQVLKLLTELKQICNHPAQYLKEPGVLHGRSGKLAAFEELLDVILDEGDSVLVFSQYVQLCRLLEKRLAERGLPTMLLSGSSTPKVREDMVARFQAGEVPVFLLSLKAGGVGLNLTKATHVIHYDRWWNPAVEDQATDRAYRIGQDRPVQVHRLIAEGTLEERIAKVLETKRGLADAVIGAGEDWITELSDDELADLVRLGEP, from the coding sequence GTGCGGGTCGTGGAGTTCGGCACAGGAACCCAGGCCACCTTCGTCCCCTCGGATCCCCCGCGGGACGGTGTGCTGGCGCTCTGGGGAGGCGGCGTAGCGGGTGACACCGCGATCGAACTCGTGCTGCCGGTGGGGAAGGTCTTCCGGCGCACGAAGGTCGACGCGGCACTCGTCCCGTTGTCGCGCGCGATTCCGCGGCTGCTCACCGCGGACGGCGACCTGAGCCCGGCCATCGCCGCGTGGTCGGCCGTCGCCGAAGCCGGGGTGAACCTCATCGCCCGCGGCAGGCTGCTGCCCGCGGCCTCACCCGGCGGGGTGGATTCGTGGCGGGTCGGGCCGCTCGACGTCGCCGACGAGGAGATGCTGCGCGGGCTCGCCGCCGCGCTGCCTCCCGAGGCGCACGCGCTGCCGTTGTCCGGGCTGAAGCGGATCCGCCTGCATTCGCCGGAGTCGTTGATCCGCGCGCTCTGGGACGCGACGGCGGACGTGCTGGTCCGCACGCCCGCCGCGAGCGTCGCGGCGGGCGGTCCGGCGTTCGCCGCGACCGAGCCGACGCTGGTCGGGCCGGACGGTGCCGCGTGGCTGGCGGAACTGAGCGCCCGGCAGGCGCAGGGCGCGCATCTCGTCCTGCGCATGGAGGTGCACGAGCCCGAGAATCCCGAAGAAGAGCCCACGTTCGCCGCGGTCCTCGCCGTGCGGAGTGCCGCGGATCCGAGCCTGATCGTCGAGGCGGCGACGCTGTGGGACGCGCCCGAAGCGGTGCTGGAACGGATGGGTGAGCAGGTCGAGACGCAGTTGCTGCTCGGCCTCCGCCGGGGTGCCAGGGCATGGGCGCCGCTCGGTCGCATGCTCCGGTCCGCCGCGCCGACCGGGCTCGCGCTGGAGTACGACGAGGTCGTCGATCTGCTGACCCACGGGGACGCGGCGCTGGGCGGCGCCGGCATCGAAGTGCAGTGGCCGAAGGACCTCTTCGCGGGCGAGCTCAAGGCGAAGGCGAGCGCGACGCAGGCCCCCGGCAGTGTCACCGGGCCCGAGTTCACGCTCAAGAGCCTGCTTCAGTTCCGCTGGCGGCTGAGCCTCGGCGACGAGGACCTCACCGACGCCGAGGTCACGGCGCTCGCGGAGGCGAAGCGGCCGCTGGTGCGGCTGCGGGGCAAGTGGGTCAAGGTCGACGCGCGCCTGCTCGCCAAGGTGCGTGCTCATCGCGCGAAGAAGCTGTCCGGGGCCGAGGCGCTGGCCGCGGCGCTCACCGGCGAATTGGAGCTGGACGGCGAAAAGGTCGAGTTCACCGCGCCATCGGCGCTGACGGGGCTGCTCCAGCGAATCCGGGAAAGCGCCGCGGAACCGATCGAGCAACCCGCGGATCTGAAGGCCACCCTGCGGCCTTATCAGAAGGCGGGGCTGGCTTGGCTGGCGACGATGACCGGCCTCGGTCTCGGCGCCTGCCTCGCCGACGACATGGGGCTCGGCAAGACGATCCAGCTCATCTCCCTGCACCTGCACCGCCGTCCCCTCGGCGAAGGCCCCACCCTCGTCCTGTGCCCGACGTCGTTGCTGGGCAACTGGGAACGTGAGTTCGCCCGGTTCGCGCCGGACATCCCGGTACGCCGGTTCCACGGTGGCGGGCGGCATCTCGACGAGGTCGCGCCGGACGAAGTCGTGCTCGCCACGTACGGCGTCCTCCGCCGGGATCGTGAAACACTGTCCGAAGTGGACTGGGGGATGATCGCCGCCGACGAGGCGCAGCACGTCAAGAATCCGCTTTCGGTCACCGCCAAGGAGCTGCGGAAGATCCCGGCCGCCGCGAAGGTCGCGCTGACCGGGACACCGATGGAGAACCGGCTCACCGAACTGTGGTCCATTGTGGACTGGACGACCCCGGGGCTGCTCGGCTCGCTCGACGGGTTCCGCCGCAAGGTCGCCCGCCCGATCGAACGCGATCGTGACGCCGCCGCCACCGAGCGTCTCGCCACGACCGTGCGCCCGTTCCTGTTGCGCCGCAAGAAGACCGACCCGGACATCGCCCCCGAGCTCCCGCGCAAGACCGAGACCGACCGGTTCGTCCCGCTCACCGCCGAGCAGACGACGCTGTACGAGGCCGTGGTCCGGGAGAACCTCGCGATGATCCGCGAGCTGGACGGGGTGGCGCGGCGCGGCCAGGTGCTCAAACTGCTCACCGAACTCAAGCAGATCTGCAATCACCCGGCGCAGTACCTCAAGGAACCCGGGGTGCTGCACGGCCGGTCCGGCAAGCTGGCCGCGTTCGAGGAACTGCTCGACGTCATCCTCGACGAGGGCGACAGCGTGCTCGTGTTCAGCCAGTACGTCCAGTTGTGCCGCCTGCTGGAAAAGCGCCTGGCCGAACGCGGGCTGCCGACGATGCTGCTGTCCGGGTCGAGCACGCCCAAGGTCCGGGAGGACATGGTCGCCCGGTTCCAGGCGGGCGAGGTGCCGGTGTTCCTGCTCTCGCTCAAGGCGGGCGGTGTGGGGCTCAACCTGACCAAGGCCACCCACGTGATCCACTACGACCGCTGGTGGAACCCGGCGGTCGAGGACCAGGCCACCGACCGCGCGTACCGGATCGGGCAGGACCGGCCGGTCCAGGTGCACCGGCTGATCGCCGAGGGCACGCTCGAGGAGCGCATCGCCAAGGTGCTGGAGACGAAACGCGGGCTGGCGGACGCGGTCATCGGCGCGGGCGAGGACTGGATCACCGAACTGTCCGACGACGAACTCGCCGACCTCGTCCGGCTCGGGGAGCCCTGA